The sequence TGATTTACGCCGACCTCGGCGGCAAAGCTGGCTGGGCGCATAACCGTACCGTCAACGGCACGATCAACGTTCTGCCCGGACACGATCTAGTGGAACGGCTGATTAGCCAGCTTTCGAATCACCAATCGTCGGTCGCCCACATTAATGATCGGGTTGTCGGGCTGCGCAAAACTAATGGCATGTTTGTGGTCGATACCCAACAATACGGCGAACGCTATGCCCGTTCGGTCGTAGTTGCCAGCGGTGCAGCTCCCAATCGCTTGCCCTTACCAGGCATTCAACATTTGTTCGGGGTGGGTTTGGGTTATTCAATCACAACCTTTGCCCATCAAACCCAAGGCCAACGGGTGGCAGTCTATGGCGTAACTCCCCGCACAATTCGCGGGGTCGCCGAAATCGTCTTAGGCTCAAACCATATCTATTGGGTCAGCCCAGATGAAGATTTGCCCGAAGTGCCTTTAGTCGATGCCATTCGGCGCATGCCCAATGTCACAATTATTCCCCAAGCCACCATCCGTGATGTCGTGGGGATCAATTCGGTCAAGCAGATTGTGATTGAACGCGGCACATCGTTGCAGCATATTCCGGTTGATCGGCTATTTGTCGATATTGGCATTCAGCCAAATACTGGCTTCCTGAACAATGGCAACGTCGATGTGCTCGATGAAGATGGCTTTGTGATTGTTGATGAATATAATAGCTCGCCCTGCCACGGTATTTTTGCCGCTGGCGATGTGAGCAACAGTGTTCTTGGTGAACAAGTGTTAATCGCGATTGGCGATGGCGTTCGCGCTGCCGTCAGTGCCTACGAATACCTGCTTGTTCATAAGCTCACGCTTGAAGAAGTGAGCCATGCAGCCAGCAAGACTGCTTAATCTCGCTTAGCTCGGTTCCCCACCAAGGACACAGGCATACCTGTGTCCTTATTTTGTCCACGGCATAATCTTTGCTTGTTCAGAGTCAGCATAATCAAGGAGGATTGTATGACTGAGCATGAAGAACGTCACTTTAGCCCCGAAGTTGTCGCCGCTGAACGGGCGGCGTTTGAACGCAAAAATGCAGTTATCGCCGCCAAACACGAGCAACTTGAAAAAATCGTTGCGCCTGTGCTCAACCACATTGCCGAAGAGGCCGCTGAAGCAGCCAAAAATCCCGCTCATCAAGCCTTTTTAGCCGAGCAGCATGACCATACGCACGACCAGCCTGCAACAACTGCTGGCAAAGAACGCCCGCAGGCCGTGCCACCGCAATTGGCGGGCAATCCAGCACCACAGCCAATCGACCGCCACGAGCTGCACGATGATAACGCTCCACAGCTCAAACCTCAAGGTAGCTCGCTGCGCAGCGATAATTAACTCATAAACAGCGACAACCCCGCCGCAACCTCAATAGTTGCGGCGGGGTTATGGTTTTTAATAGATAAGTTCCCTCACCCCAACCCCTCTCCCACTGCGGCAGGCGATGGGCATCCCATCAGTCATGCGACGCTGATTCCCCCTCGCCTCGCGTGCGGGAGAGGGGGGCAGGGGGTGAGGGCAACTATTGATTGAGGCTTTGCAAAGCCAAGGCCAAACCACCAATCGCCACAGCTTCGGCTCCCAACAACGAGTGCACAACTGCAATATGGCGCGGAGGCGTTGGGCTAATTAATTGATTAACTTGGGTTTCGACCGCGCTGCACAGCGCATCACCACCCTTGCGCGTGACAATCCCGCCAAGCACCAACAAGGCTGGATCAAGCAATTGCACCACGCCAGCCAAGCCTAAACCAAGCACTTCAACTGCTTCGCTAATCGTTTTAGCTCCAGCATTGGCATCATTGAACAACACATCAAGATCATCGGTTTGTAGGCCAAGTTCATTGGCGCGGGCTAATAAGCCGCGAATCGAGAGCAAATCTTCAATTTCGCGCTGATGGTTCAAGGAATAACGGGCATGGCCGATTTCGCCTGCGCTGGTGGTTATGCCGCGATGCAGTTGGCCATTCAGCACCAAACCACTACCAACACCTGTGCTCAAATGCAAATAATATAAATCTTGGACATCACGGCCAGCGCCAAACATATATTCGCCAAAAGCAATCAAGCTCGCATCATTTTCGATCAATGTTTGAGCATCAAAAGCGGCTTCAAATTGCTCGCAAACATTCAAATCGTTCCAACCAGCCATGCGATATGAACGACGCGTAACCCCACGTAGCGCATCGACCGGGCCACCAAAGCCCACGCCAATCCGCACCAATTGCTGGCTTGGCACATTATTGGTTTCAAGCAATTCGTGAATCAAACTAAAACTTTGTTCAAGCACGGTTGTGGCGGTGCTTTCAGGAGCAAGCTCGGTGGCGGCATGGAACAGGTGTTGCCCACAAATATCAGTGACAACCGCACGAATGCCATAACTGCCTAAATCAACCCCCAGCACATAGCTCGTTGGCCCAAATAATCCCCAATTGTGCTGGGCAATTTGTTGCTTAAGGCTATTCCAGAGTTCAGACATTGAACACCTCCTTGTGCTATGGTTGATCCCACAGTCCGATTATAGCACGTTGCCCGCCGACCAACCGAGCATTTCACCAGCAATTAGGCAGAGATCCGTTAACCAATCCAGGCTGATTGTTGGCGTTTCACCACCAATAATCTGACAGAAGAGTCATTTTTACAACCTTTTAATGATTGAATAAGGGCGAATTATTGTTGCCAGATCGCCGCAAAATCATCAGGATGGGTGAGCAACAATCGGCAAAATCCTGCTGTCTAATGGTTGCGCCATCTGCTATACTGCACACACATTGATCAGGCAACAACCTAGTAGGAAAGAACTTCATGGCACGTTTGCTTGCGACCATCGATGGGCAATCGCTGAATATTCCAATTACCAGCCGCGGCCTACAAATTGGTCGTTCGCGGCAAAACGATATTGTATTGAATCATCCGCATGTCTCGCGTCATCACGCCTCGCTTGAAACCCGTGGCCGCGATATTTTTGTGCGCGATACTGGTAGCTCCAACGGCACATTCGTCAATGGGCTACGGGTGAAGGAAGCCGCTCTGCGAGCTAACGATTTAATTAGCATCGGGCCATTCGAGCTTAAATTTGATGATCGAGCTGCGGCCAGCGTGATTATCTCCGATGAAGAGCTTGTGCCGCTGCAAAGCAACAGTCGCTCAGTCTCATCGGGCAAGCTCCCCGAACTCAATCTCGATGCTAACGATATTTTGCAAAATTTCTATCAAGTCAGCAGTCGCCTCAACATGATTCTCGATTTGGGCGAATTGCTCGACACGATTATGGATGAAGTGCTGCGTTTGGTTCCCGCCGAACGTGGTTTATTGCTGATGACGCGCCAAGATGGGCTGGTGCCGATGGTCGTCCGAGCGCCGAGCGAAACCCAATCGCTGACGATTAGCTCGACGATTGCGCGGCGGGTGTTGCGCGAAGGCGTGGCGCTGCTCACATCCGATGCACGGGTGGAATTTGGCTCACAGGAGAGCATCATCAGCCAAAATATTCACTCAGTCTTGTGTGTACCGTTAATTGGGAGAGCTGGCGTTTTGGGCTTGATTCACCTCGATAGCCCGGGCCTAGAGCGATTTAGCATCCGCGATCGCGAATTATTGACGGCAGTCGCCTATCAAGCCTCACTGGGCATCGAGCGGGCTAATCTGACCGATCAAATTCGCAACGAAGAAAAATTACGTCAACAATATGCCCGTTTTCTCTCGCCCGACGTAGCGCGAACCGTAGCCCAGCAAATTAACGAAACTGGCGAAATTTTCATGAAGCCAGTTGAGCAAGATGCTAGCGTGTTGTTCTCGGATATTCAAGGTTTTACCACGATGACTGAAACCTTGCCGCCGCTGGAGCTACAAAACCTCTTAAACGAATATCTAAGCGTCATGACTGATGTGATTTTCGAGCATGGCGGCACACTCGATAAATTTATTGGCGATGGCATCATGGCGCTTTTTGGCGCTCCCGTGTATTATGAAGATCACGCCCAACGTGCAATCGATACAGCGCTAGATATGCTGGTACAACATCAAAAGCTTATGGCTAAAATTGATGCCAGCAAACACTTCCGCATCCGAATTGGAGTCAACACTGGGCGGGTTATTTCAGGCCTCGTCGGCACACGCGAACGTTTAGAGTATACTGTCCATGGCGACACCGTAAATACTGCCTCGCGGCTTGAAGGCAAAGCCGAACCAAACAGCGTCTACACCAGCGAAGCCACGATTGCCAAGCTCGGTGAGAGCTACCAAGTACAGGAAGTTGGGCCATTGCAACTCAAAGGCAAAGCCCTAACTGTCCAAGTCTTCCGCGTCATGGGGAAAAACCTCCCAAGCGAAGGCTTTGAAGGATAATTATTCAAAGGATGAAGGATGAGGGATGAAGGATGAATCATCTCGAATCACTTCAATCAATTATTCCAAGCACTCATTTATAGGATTGTGCAACCAACTATCTACGCTCATTGATTATGGGAATATTCTGATAGTTTTAATATTCTTCCTTCCTCATCCTTCATCCTTCATACTTTTTAGGATCGATTTATGCCCTTGGTTGTTGGAGTTAAGTTTAAAGATTCGGGCAAAATTTACCATTTTGACCCTAATCAACATCATTTAGAGCTAGGCGATGCCGTGGTAGTTGAAACGGTACGCGGGCTAGAACTAGGCAAAGTGGCAGCACCGATCGAAGATCTGCCCGATTCTGATTTGATTGCTGAACTCAAACCTGTGATTCGCCAGCCCACCACCGAAGATTACGACCGCATGCGAGTGCTAGCTGAGCGCCGCGATGATGTATTGCGGATTTGTGCCGAACGAATTAGC is a genomic window of Chloroflexota bacterium containing:
- a CDS encoding NAD(P)/FAD-dependent oxidoreductase, coding for MSIVYDILIIGGGPSALAAAFYAQNKQLRTLMIYADLGGKAGWAHNRTVNGTINVLPGHDLVERLISQLSNHQSSVAHINDRVVGLRKTNGMFVVDTQQYGERYARSVVVASGAAPNRLPLPGIQHLFGVGLGYSITTFAHQTQGQRVAVYGVTPRTIRGVAEIVLGSNHIYWVSPDEDLPEVPLVDAIRRMPNVTIIPQATIRDVVGINSVKQIVIERGTSLQHIPVDRLFVDIGIQPNTGFLNNGNVDVLDEDGFVIVDEYNSSPCHGIFAAGDVSNSVLGEQVLIAIGDGVRAAVSAYEYLLVHKLTLEEVSHAASKTA
- a CDS encoding ROK family protein, whose amino-acid sequence is MSELWNSLKQQIAQHNWGLFGPTSYVLGVDLGSYGIRAVVTDICGQHLFHAATELAPESTATTVLEQSFSLIHELLETNNVPSQQLVRIGVGFGGPVDALRGVTRRSYRMAGWNDLNVCEQFEAAFDAQTLIENDASLIAFGEYMFGAGRDVQDLYYLHLSTGVGSGLVLNGQLHRGITTSAGEIGHARYSLNHQREIEDLLSIRGLLARANELGLQTDDLDVLFNDANAGAKTISEAVEVLGLGLAGVVQLLDPALLVLGGIVTRKGGDALCSAVETQVNQLISPTPPRHIAVVHSLLGAEAVAIGGLALALQSLNQ
- a CDS encoding FHA domain-containing protein yields the protein MARLLATIDGQSLNIPITSRGLQIGRSRQNDIVLNHPHVSRHHASLETRGRDIFVRDTGSSNGTFVNGLRVKEAALRANDLISIGPFELKFDDRAAASVIISDEELVPLQSNSRSVSSGKLPELNLDANDILQNFYQVSSRLNMILDLGELLDTIMDEVLRLVPAERGLLLMTRQDGLVPMVVRAPSETQSLTISSTIARRVLREGVALLTSDARVEFGSQESIISQNIHSVLCVPLIGRAGVLGLIHLDSPGLERFSIRDRELLTAVAYQASLGIERANLTDQIRNEEKLRQQYARFLSPDVARTVAQQINETGEIFMKPVEQDASVLFSDIQGFTTMTETLPPLELQNLLNEYLSVMTDVIFEHGGTLDKFIGDGIMALFGAPVYYEDHAQRAIDTALDMLVQHQKLMAKIDASKHFRIRIGVNTGRVISGLVGTRERLEYTVHGDTVNTASRLEGKAEPNSVYTSEATIAKLGESYQVQEVGPLQLKGKALTVQVFRVMGKNLPSEGFEG